A single region of the Gossypium arboreum isolate Shixiya-1 chromosome 12, ASM2569848v2, whole genome shotgun sequence genome encodes:
- the LOC108477740 gene encoding ferritin-like catalase Nec2 → MASRSCLYAFLLLLAFQSTVIKANTVVLPPQCRPVPAGTLARFEFLVNLIIAQAEFFLRSSNGTRIEDIAPGLVQGPVPIGATVANLDNATRAAIREFGLASVGILRAIVDETLLRAPLPRPQLNFTAEVFNRILNLSGMTPPFNVYGSPTQFLLVTEPLISSLQFYLAQFIPSIAGNAPQQLAAGIGLTAAAQVGYFRTRLNAMVNSPVPPFTMTVANFTNTTATAVNQLALCGVKNEGLIVPLSLGAENQTTTNVVTGDVNSLSPRRTEREVLRIAFGTGNATRPGGIYPSGLNGTLYRLIVALRQS, encoded by the exons atggcTAGTCGATCATGTTTGTATGCTTTTCTTCTACTTCTAGCATTTCAATCCACCGTGATTAAGGCCAATACTGTTGTTCTTCCACCTCAGTGCAGACCCGTACCGGCTGGCACCTTAGCACGGTTTGAATTCCTTGTTAACCTCATCATAGCTCAAGCAGAATTTTTTCTGCGTTCTTCGAATGGTACTAGAATCGAGGATATAGCACCAGGTCTGGTTCAAGGTCCCGTTCCCATCGGAGCCACCGTTGCCAATCTCGATAACGCTACCCGTGCCGCTATTCGGGAATTTGGCTTAGCTTCTGTCGGGATTCTCAG GGCGATTGTGGATGAGACATTGCTCCGTGCTCCGCTCCCAAGGCCACAGTTGAATTTTACCGCTGAAGTTTTTAACCGTATTCTTAATCTCTCTGGTATGACTCCTCCATTCAATGTTTACGGAAGCCCAACCCAATTTCTTCTGGTCACCGAACCCCTTATTTCTTCTCTTCAATTCTATTTGGCTCAATTTATCCCTTCGATTGCCGGAAATGCTCCACAGCAG CTGGCAGCTGGAATCGGACTCACTGCCGCAGCACAAGTTGGGTATTTCCGAACACGACTCAACGCCATGGTCAATTCACCGGTGCCACCTTTTACGATGACAGTAGCTAATTTCACCAACACTACTGCAACAGCAGTTAACCAACTGGCATTGTGCGGTGTGAAAAACGAAGGTTTGATTGTGCCACTATCACTCGGAGCCGAGAACCAAACTACCACCAACGTCGTAACGGGTGATGTCAATTCCCTATCACCCCGACGTACTGAGAGGGAGGTGTTGAGGATCGCATTTGGAACTGGCAACGCCACCAGGCCCGGTGGAATTTATCCAAGTGGTCTCAATGGGACACTTTATCGACTAATTGTTGCCTTAAGACAATCCTAA